The Lolium perenne isolate Kyuss_39 chromosome 6, Kyuss_2.0, whole genome shotgun sequence genome segment TACTTGATCACTGATTTCCGCAGTGTCACATGGAACGTGCTAGAAAGAAGCATGTCAACACATATGTCATTCTATTACTTTTTCTTTTAGTTTTGACTTGAATAAAAAATTCTACAGGAGAGGATCTTTTGGCAATTGCTGCTGATCAACCATTTCGGTTTCCTGCCACCTTTACATTTGTTGTCAGAGCATTCTCAGGTCTGATAACTTTTACATGAGGCGAAACATGGTTGTACATACTGTGATAGGTTGATGGTTCCTTATGCTTTCTCCATTCTTTGCAGTACTGGATGGTATTGGGAAAGGTCTAGATCCCAGATTTGATATTACAGAGATTGCTAAGCCGTGAGTATTTTCTTTATCAGTAGCATGCCATGTTCTTAATTGGCACAATTTCAACATGGGCTTCTAGGTCTGACTTGATACATCTATTTAAACTCCCTAGATATGCCATGGAGCTACTCAGATTTAATGAAGCTGGTGTTGAAGTACTTGTTAAGGTAGGTATTCTTAACCTTTGGTCCATAGTTTCAACCTATTTAACTGATAGCGCATACGTAAATGTTTAGTATGATATTGATGGTTTTAAGTGCTCCACATGATACATCAGGATGCAAGGAAGAGATGGGACAGGCAGTCTCGTGCATTTTACAATGTGTTTCGTCAACCTGACAGAGTTGAAAAGCTTGCACAGATCATTGAGCGTTTGGTATCTACAATCTACATTGCCACTTTCCTATATTTCTGTGGTTTGCTGGTGCCATTGAACAATGAACTCAATGGTCTAATATTCTGTTATATTCTGTTTCTAATAGGAGCAAGGTGATCTGAAGCTTCGTGTCAGAGCATTAGAATCAGAAAGATCATTTCAAAGAGTTGCTGCTGTACAGAAAACAATTGGATATGTGAGTTCAGTCAATTAACGAAGCTTTATGTTGTGTTACTCTATGCTGACTATGAATTTAGGGCTGTCCATGTTAGAATTTTGAGCGCAACACCATTCTAAAATGCTGCTATCTGTCACCCAGGGAGTCGCTGCAGGCAGTTTGGTAAACCTCTCTACGATTCTGCACCTCAATTCGGTTTGGGTAAGTTTACTGCATTCATCTTTCAGCAAATCACTCAGCACAAAATTCTTCAACAACGTTCCAATTATCAATGCAGATGCCAGCAACCATTGGATACTCTCTTTGCGCGTTCTTTGGTATACAAATCCTGCTTGGCCTTCTCAAGGTGAAGAAGCTGGACCAGCAGGAGAGACTGATAACTGGCACTGCCTGAGTTCTTCATCAAGCTGACCCTTTCTTTTTTCAGTGCCATCCTTTTCGGTTCTCgtccacctttttttttttttgcccctGTGCGATTTTACCCCACGAGGTGATGTAGCATAGCCATCAGTGTATGAATATGATAATCTCTGTACATGCGGCGTCATAGATAAAGAGATGTACATAGTGTATAATGGTAGGGTAAATATAAGCAGTATAGCACAACTCGTGCACCCTGTAACACTTTATTTCGCCTACGCCAGTTTATCAGACTGTCGATATGTTCTTATGGCTGGCTACTGACAGTTTAACATGACCTTAGTTGCAACGACTTTGATGCCTGGGTGCTAATCCCACACTGGACAAGAATGAAATTACTTGCGAGACATCAAAGAGAAAATGAGAAATGAAAGACCTACAACAGAAAGTTTGCAGAATCACACATTGCACACGTACATTAGATTGTTACAACAGTGTCTTACAAATTCAACACAAAGTGTATGCCTTTTACCTTGACAAATGGCTGCAGCCTACCTCAATTTCTGAGTCTAGTGATGAAACGGGAAAATAGTTTCATCTTTTAAAATTGTAACTAAGCAAAACCAGCTAACTTTCATATACACAAAACAATAATTAGACTGAATGGGATGTTGATTTTTGCCCATGCTGAAGAACGGTGTCGGTCACCTTGGGCCTGACAGTTCCACGGCGCGGAGGTTATACGTGGAGTCAACAATCCAGTCGTTGCGAAGAGGAGCCAACTCAGCCTCCTGCCTGACCACCTCCACCTTCTGCCATTCCTCCCATCTCTCTGCCAAGCCGTCACCTTCGAGCATCCTCACCACCTCCGACATCTTGGGGCGCTCCATCGGGGAGCCCTGGGTGCAGAGCAGTGCCACCTGGATCAGAGACTCCACCTCTGTCTCTTCATAGTTGCTCTGCAAGTCTGGGTCCACCAGCATCTCCACCTTTTTCTCCTTCAACAATCCTTTCACCTGTAGAATTGGTAGTTAAATTGTACATTTAGCCAGTTGTTACTGCATTGATCAAAGTCAGCATATATCATTGTTCTGATAACTGGTATTTTTAATGCACCAATACAACTGGCTGTCTCTAGTGACAGCATATTAGCACATTCTAAACATAGCTGTTGTCCTGGAAGGATGATCTGCCAGCTTGTCACTCACCAAACTATAACCTCTACATATAACAAGCTAAAGGGGCTAAGGGCAGCTCATCATCACATGTACTTGGCTGACAATCATTTAAAAACTATTAAACCAGAACCCACGAACAGCCAAAAGGTCCGATCATAAGAAAACATTACATGTTGTGTGACGATAATTTAGGCTCACTTTTGAGAAGTACTTACCCAGTCAAGAAGCATAACATCGTCATCATTTGCAAGGCGGGCCAGATCAAATGCCCTCTGCCCAGTAATAAGCTCCAGAAGTGTGATCCCATAGCCGAAAACATCAGTCTTCTCAGAGGACTTCCCAGTGGAAAGGTACTCCGGAGCAATGTGTCCAATTGTTCCACGAACAGCGGTTGTTACATGAGTATCCTTGTAATCCATAAGTTTGGCAAGCCCAAAATCACCCACAACTGCCTCAAAGTCCTCGTCCAAAAGAATATTTGCAGCTTTGACATCACGGTGGATGATCTTGGGGTCACAATGATCGTGCAAGTAAGAGAGTCCCCTTGCAGATCCAAGTGCAATCCGTCTTCTGGTATCCCACTCAAGAGGTGGTTCATTTGGCTGCCGCTCTATGAAATCAAGCACCATAGATGAAAATATATCAGCATATCTCACGCAGAAACTGTCATATTATAATTATCTATTGgttgtgtaagccatgtttggaaTGTATTGGTTATTACATGAAAGAACAAAGTACCTCGCAAACGTGATGCAACACTCCCGTTAGCCATGTATGGATAGACCAGTAACCGTTCAGTAGGTGTCATGCAGAAACCACGAAGTCGAAGAAGGTTCCTATGCACTGCCATGCTAATCATTTCAACTTCTGTTTGGAACTGAAGCTCACCACCAGGGGTACGCTCCTCTTTTAATCTTTTCACTGCTACCAATGTACCATCTGCAAGCCTCCCCTTGTACACTTTACCAAAACCACCTCTTCCTAAAATGTTCTTATTATTAAAATTATCGGATGCAACCTGAAGCTCTCGCAATGAGAACTTCTTAAGCTGACCGAGATGAACTTCTGGATCTTCCTCAGCTGAAGAAAAATGAGATGacatgtgaacaaaacatgtggtATGGAAAACATGAGCACCcaattttttaaaataaaagaaATTTATCACTAGAATCTGACCAGGCACATCGAAGAAATGTTCTTCAGGTTTACGACGGCGCCACATTGCAAATGCAATGGCAGGAACCGCAAACACCAGAGCTGCACCAGCAGCAACACCACCAGCGATAGCTCCAGTGCTAGAGGCACCTAAAGGAACGAAAGTCCATCAAGCACATGCCACCCAGATTGCGATCTTTTCTACTGCATTCAATACTGATACGACACGAAATACAAGAAGATTGAGGAAACTACCTGCTGATTGACTTGGTGGTGTTGGAGGATTGTATGGAGGAGGTGGGGAAAAAGGAGGTTCCCCAGGGCAGGGCTTTGTAGTACCAGGACCACAAAGAAGTGGATTATTCGCAAAACTGAGAGAAAAGTAAAATTCGTTATTCAAACTGGCAATGCAGATGGCTAAACATCATTCAATCTTTTCCAGACAAAAGACCTTATGGGGGTGAAGAGTGAAAAAGAACCAGTCGATGGAACTGCTCCAGAGAGGTTGTTGTTTGACAGATCCCTGCATTATAGTAACATATACTCAGCCCAACAGAAAATGTACCTACATGGAAAAGAATGAAAGAGTACAACGTGCAACTTACAGTACTTGGAGGGTAGTGATATCGGTCAAGGATTTAGGAATTTGACCCGACATGCTATTGTTGTTAAGACGGCTATCCTTCCAAGTAGGCATAGTAACAAATAGAAGTTAGAAACTTACGAATAGAATGTAATAAATGCtgcaataaaaaaatagaaaactgaatGGTACAAACACAAAATCCTAACATGGAGAGGAATGAAGTACAAAGTTAGAGCATCTCTACTCGTCTCCCCGATAAGCCCCCGaaaacggcccagtcgcgcccccaggTTCTCATTTTCGTCCGGAAAACAGCCtaatttcgtccggactccccgggccatcctcggtttcccggggatctctcggggactccggatggagcaaaaccaaccgcccacgcccacgtgtctcctctttcgtccggactccccgggccatcctctttttccccgagaaacgccgcttggggagcacaccactggaaatatactgccccccaggccaaattttcgtccaatccggacgaaaatttcgccggatttggacgtgaagagcgccaacgagtggggatgctcttagcatTCTAGAATCTGTATGTATGTTTACTGAGAATATATCTCCAATTCTAGATTGCAAGCCTCATTCTCCAAAAGGAGAAAAAAATCATGCAAGACTAAAACAGTTATCAGAACTCAGAAGTACATATCAACTGAAAATAAGCCAAATATCAAAGTAACATGGAGACAAAAAGACCCATTCTTACAGGAAGCGAAGCTTCAATAGATTCCCCAAGCTGTCAGGAATAACTCCAGTGAACTTGTTCAGATACAGATCCAAACTGACTAGGCTAGTTAGGTTGCCCAGTTCAGCGGGTATTGGCCCGCTTATGTTGTTGCTGTAAAGCTCCCTATGACAAAAAGAATAAATTTCAGTTTCCAGGTGCAAAGAAACACATTACAGCAGGCACAATATATAAGCAAAATGTGGCAACGAAGGATATGTCATCTTCAATCTGTCATGCTCTTAAGTGTATAAATCTAAAAAAGAGTGCCTTCCTCATACACATGGCAAATGTGCTAGCAAATCCAGAAGCATTGTGCAAATAAAATACAGAGTTTCTGGACATCTAACCAAAACAAATGAAGGTTCAATTCAAGGTTAAGTTCATATCTGTGGTGCACAAGGATCTTATCTGTACGGCTATTCCTGAGTACAGGAAACATATCACTTAGGGTTAGGCCATCTCCGACCAAGACAATATGATGGGGGAGAATGATGCATTTGGGAGGCACGAGCGTGATTTGCATCTGATCCTAGACAAGCAATTGTTGGAGCAGACCAGCCAGACGTAGGTGGTCAGTTTTATAGCTCTGAGCCAATGATATGTCACATAGCAGTGCACAAAGCCCCCAACTATCTGGTACAAATGGTCACATCCTGGACACCTCGATGCACTAACGGTAGAAGATCTGACCTTCCACCCACCATGTCATATGAGGACTCCCGAGATCTCAGTTAGCAGTTTTGATTAGGAAACGACGTACGGAGTATTAAATTGGGTGGAGTCTATCTCTGGCTATAGCCCCACTATAGAAGTGGTAGGGTTCCTCTAGAGTACTACAACAGATGCAAGTCACACAATTGACAGTAAAGATTTAGAGTAAAAAACTGATTAAAGATGTTAGACAAGCTTTCAGTATCTGTACTACAACAGATGCAAGTCACACAATTGACAGTAAAGATTTTGAGAACAAAAAAGGATGAAGATGCTAGACAAGCTTTCAGTATATTTTCTTTTATGTACAATGGGTTGAGGTGACATTTTACAGAATTTGCATGTTAGAAGTATTAACTGCCATGTTTATAGCTTGAAAAATATGTGTAGGTCTCCCAAAACTTACAAATATTGGAGATTTTTCAGCTGCCCAAGCTGGGACACTAATACGCCAGATAACTGCGCATTCCCAAGGTCACTGAAAAGAGCAAAAGGTTAGAACGAAGATGAGCGATCTTCAGCAGCTTGCAATGAATAGAGTGGTTCATCGACTTACACTCTAATTACACTGTTATCGTTGTTACATGTAACATGGAACCATGTACAAGGATTAACCAGAGTGGGGTCCCAACTCTGCAAGACATTGTTAGCATCCTTCAAGCTCTGCCGCAGGTTATACAGAGCATCACCTGTTGACAAAAGGTGAACATTAGTTACAAACTTACAATGCATCTGTGATAAGCTTATTGAGAATAACTATaagcaaaagtttttgcaaaggaACAGGTATGCTGGGCCTAAATTATGTACTGTAACCAAAGTTTCCTAAACAATAAATGGACTATGGAGCAGCTCATCAATTGGTAGAGCATGGCGACACATGATGTACTGTTCAATGATGCAATCGTGCAACAAACGATTTCTTATGGCGAGCCATTGCAAGACTGCACCCGCCAAATGGAATATTTTTACCTAGGAGTCAAAATAGCAATTCCTCATAAAGCCCATTTCTTTTGTTTTGCTCTGGAGTAAGAAAGAAGACCAGATTTTTATGCCTACTATGCAAAACAAATGACATGAGCTCAACGATTCCATCCACTGTACAGGGTTGGACCTCCCAATTCCCCATCTCGAACTTGTTGCTAATAAAGGCAACTGCAAATCACTAACCACACATACACCAAACCAACCGACCAACAATACAGAAGTAGAGAAGAAGCATGTAGCAGATCAGGCAAGCTTACCTTCCGTGTTGGCGACGACATGCCCCACCCCCGCAACCACCAACAGCACAGCGACGGCCACCGCCCGCCACCtccccatcgccgccgccgccgccgccattccTGCTGTAGCTCCGATTGGGCCCCACCTCACCTACGCATGGGCGGGCCCCACCGGCTAGTCCTCCCTCCCAACCAGATCCACCGAGCTGCACGGGGCCGGTTCgatctgcgccgccgccgccgcctcgccgccgccgcctcgccgccgATGGCTCGACCTCTCAACAGAAGACGGAAGCTAGAGGAATGGGTGAGATAAATTTCTGTACAGTAGCTTTTAATTAAGCTGGAAGTGCGTGCTGTGTGTGTGTCTATGTTCCGACCTAAAATGTTCTACACTGGGCGACGGGACCATCGCCTATGCCGCGGGCAGAGGGGCTACAGCGTGCGGGAACACTGAAATGTGACTGACCTGTGGGTCGCGCGAGTGTCGGGCCCACATGGAAGTGAGCAAGGGTAGTGGAGGAGGAGTAGGAGAAGTTGTTGCGGTGGGGCAGGTGAATTGATGGAGCTAGTGGAAAGAATAGGGAGGGGTCACGGCGGCATCTGCTGACATGGTGCCGGAGATCTCGTGGA includes the following:
- the LOC127326515 gene encoding LRR receptor kinase SERK2 → MAAAAAAMGRWRAVAVAVLLVVAGVGHVVANTEGDALYNLRQSLKDANNVLQSWDPTLVNPCTWFHVTCNNDNSVIRVDLGNAQLSGVLVSQLGQLKNLQYLELYSNNISGPIPAELGNLTSLVSLDLYLNKFTGVIPDSLGNLLKLRFLRLNNNSMSGQIPKSLTDITTLQVLDLSNNNLSGAVPSTGSFSLFTPISFANNPLLCGPGTTKPCPGEPPFSPPPPYNPPTPPSQSAGASSTGAIAGGVAAGAALVFAVPAIAFAMWRRRKPEEHFFDVPAEEDPEVHLGQLKKFSLRELQVASDNFNNKNILGRGGFGKVYKGRLADGTLVAVKRLKEERTPGGELQFQTEVEMISMAVHRNLLRLRGFCMTPTERLLVYPYMANGSVASRLRERQPNEPPLEWDTRRRIALGSARGLSYLHDHCDPKIIHRDVKAANILLDEDFEAVVGDFGLAKLMDYKDTHVTTAVRGTIGHIAPEYLSTGKSSEKTDVFGYGITLLELITGQRAFDLARLANDDDVMLLDWVKGLLKEKKVEMLVDPDLQSNYEETEVESLIQVALLCTQGSPMERPKMSEVVRMLEGDGLAERWEEWQKVEVVRQEAELAPLRNDWIVDSTYNLRAVELSGPR